The proteins below are encoded in one region of Triticum aestivum cultivar Chinese Spring chromosome 1B, IWGSC CS RefSeq v2.1, whole genome shotgun sequence:
- the LOC123077577 gene encoding transcription factor MYB77-like has translation MAEWSACFDWDVAASAAENHYTSSGHGGIGQHFVHNDGGAPAGVVITPGARSRAFGGINEMDPTSFPGYGSSDAPMAIAAPARGPLCARSSGQRLRQFKGSWTVEEDTLLRAKVHEFGIGNWKNIAMYLPGRSGKQCRERWTNQLDPNIKTKIWTDAEDMKLIELHQTWGNHWSVIARLLSGRPANTIKNHYNATKRSLNSKRQLKKRNSEQPPPSQLSRLAKYIRSLEPHTGSPTETPPVSPLYHDQEHGGRMGMADRDTAVIITPTMQAHQTYPNPAMTGMYYHPNPTNMQYWAPDLNLADGQNEGYSYYIPPNGHLNHHLSYGLSPAQMVCEQDIQQVPDGSMSMSVFTRQHTLPASNLKAVAEMHRHSFANNQLGNMGGGAGNWSYYYGMDVAGPSNPAGGSGSGNDPDDIDVVQMASREFAPQDREVVTLN, from the exons ATGGCTGAATGGAGTGCCTGTTTCGACTGGGATGTGGCGGCCTCGGCGGCCGAGAACCACTACACGAGCTCCGGGCATGGCGGTATTGGACAACACTTCGTCCATAATGATGGTGGTGCTCCAGCCGGGGTGGTCATCACCCCGGGAGCCAGATCAAGAGCTTTTGGTGGCATCAACGAGATGGATCCCACCAGCTTCCCTGGCTACGGGAGCAGCGACGCTCCTATGGCAATCGCGGCGCCTGCTCGGGGGCCGTTGTGTGCCAGATCCAGCGGTCAGCGGCTGAGACAGTTCAAAGGGTCATGGACCGTGGAGGAAGACAC GCTGCTGAGGGCGAAGGTGCATGAGTTCGGCATAGGGAATTGGAAGAATATCGCGATGTACCTCCCTGGCCGGAGCGGAAAGCAGTGTCGGGAGAGATGGACCAACCAACTTGACCCCAACATTAAG ACGAAAATCTGGACCGATGCGGAAGACATGAAGCTGATTGAGTTGCATCAGACCTGGGGGAACCATTGGTCGGTGATCGCCCGGCTACTCTCTGGCCGGCCGGCGAACACCATCAAGAACCACTACAATGCCACCAAGCGCAGTCTGAACTCGAAGCGCCAACTCAAGAAGAGGAACAGCGAGCAGCCACCACCTAGCCAGCTCTCCCGTCTTGCGAAGTACATCCGTAGCCTGGAGCCACACACCGGATCACCCACGGAGACACCTCCGGTGTCACCGTTGTATCATGACCAAGAGCACGGTGGGCGGATGGGGATGGCCGACAGAGACACTGCTGTCATCATCACCCCTACCATGCAGGCGCACCAGACCTACCCCAATCCGGCCATGACTGGTATGTACTACCACCCAAACCCGACCAACATGCAGTATTGGGCGCCAGATTTGAATCTCGCCGATGGGCAAAACGAGGGGTACTCATACTACATCCCTCCCAACGGGCACCTAAACCACCACCTGTCCTACGGTTTGTCGCCGGCGCAGATGGTTTGTGAGCAAGACATCCAACAGGTTCCCGATGGGAGCATGAGCATGTCCGTGTTCACCAGACAACATACCCTCCCGGCAAGCAACCTGAAGGCGGTGGCAGAGATGCACCGTCATTCCTTTGCCAATAACCAACTTGGCAACATGGGTGGTGGAGCTGGCAATTGGTCCTACTACTACGGCATGGACGTGGCTGGTCCGAGCAACCCTGCTGGAGGTAGTGGTAGCGGTAACGACCCTGATGACATCGATGTGGTGCAGATGGCCTCGAGGGAGTTTGCCCCGCAGGACCGGGAGGTGGTCACCCTCAATTGA